The genomic DNA CGGATCCTCTCCGCTCCACCGTACCGCCTCGGACCGTGACAGTGCGGCGACGGAAGTCATCTTCACCGTTCGCCAAGCGAGGAATACGGGGCCTCCTGATCAGGATTTTCCGGGTATTTCCGCCCGTCTTGCCCCTTCGGTACCGCGTCCAGGTGCCGCCGGAGGAGCGTCAGCGCCTCCCCCACGGCCGCCGTGCGGATCTCCGTGCGAGAGCCCGTCAGGTTCAGCGACCGCGTCTCGGTCCGCCCCTCGGGACCGGCCACGGCCACGAAGACCGTACCCGGCTGCTGGCCGTCCTGCGGATCGGGTCCCGCGACGCCCGTCGTCGCCACCGCCCAGTCGGCGCCGAGCCGCCAGCGCACCCCGGCGGCCATCTGCCTGGCGACCTCGCCGTCGACGGCGCCGCGCTGGGCGAGCAGCGAGCTGTCGACGCCGAGCACGTCGCGCTTGAGGTCGGTCGCGTACGCGATGACGGCGCCCCGGAACGCCTGGGAGGCGCCGGGCACCGCGGTGATCTCGGCGGCGAGGAGGCCGCCGGTGAGGGATTCGGCGACGGCGAGGGTGACGCCGAGCTCGTCGCACAGGGCGAGCAGGCCGGCAGCGGCCCCGTCGGTGTTCTTTGTGGTCACTGGACTCTCTGCTCCCGTTCGGCGGCCAGCCCCCTGCGGCGGAGCACGATCGCCTGCTTGACGTAGTCCAGGCCGGTCGCCACGGTCAGGACCACGGCGGCGGCCATGATCCAGAAGCGCAGCGTGGCGAGCGGTCCGGTGAGGGTGAGGATGTACATGCCCACGGCCACGCCCTGGGCCAGGGTCTTCAGCTTCCCGCCCCGGCTGGCCGGGATCACACCGTGCCTGATCACCCAGAACCTCATGAGGGTGATGCCGATCTCCCGCGCCAGGATCACGATCGTCACCCACCAGGGCAGGTCGCCCAGCGCCGACAGGCAGATCAGTGCGGCACCCATGATCGCCTTGT from Streptomyces sp. CMB-StM0423 includes the following:
- a CDS encoding CinA family protein, whose amino-acid sequence is MTTKNTDGAAAGLLALCDELGVTLAVAESLTGGLLAAEITAVPGASQAFRGAVIAYATDLKRDVLGVDSSLLAQRGAVDGEVARQMAAGVRWRLGADWAVATTGVAGPDPQDGQQPGTVFVAVAGPEGRTETRSLNLTGSRTEIRTAAVGEALTLLRRHLDAVPKGQDGRKYPENPDQEAPYSSLGER
- the pgsA gene encoding CDP-diacylglycerol--glycerol-3-phosphate 3-phosphatidyltransferase, which gives rise to MSPAPAVGQAGLWNIANVLTMVRLLLVPAFVLLMAAHGGHDPAWRSFAWAAFTVAMITDLFDGELARRYDLVTDFGKIADPIADKAIMGAALICLSALGDLPWWVTIVILAREIGITLMRFWVIRHGVIPASRGGKLKTLAQGVAVGMYILTLTGPLATLRFWIMAAAVVLTVATGLDYVKQAIVLRRRGLAAEREQRVQ